CCCGCATTTCTACCCGCCTTTTAGGTTGGCCCAAGACCTAAACGATAGAcggaagagaagagagtgACGCGAAGCATGGTTCAGTAGTAGCAGTACGGACGTACTGTAGTGCAACTCAGTCTCAGGCAGGTGGTGTCTCAAATACATGACAGCTTCACTCCACATGGGCGCAGGTGTTCcaatgtatatatagtgGGAGGGCCACCGAACTAGAGAGTATAACAATCCCCTGGTCCCTTGACAGCTCTCCAGAGATGCTCCTATACGACATTTTGCAGCTCCAGATCTCAGCTCCTGAGGCAGAAATCGACCAGGCGTACCGCACGCTCGCCCGGTGCACATTCCAGGACTTTTATCTGCTTGAAAACACCGACTTTTGTGCCGTCTCAGACGCCTACTACATTCTCAAACAGCACCGAAACGAGTATCTGTCCACCTCAGATCGAGATTCGCGAGACTTCTTCAGCTATGTCCAGCCCTCATTGCCTCATCCTGTTCGCCAGTATCTTCGCAATTACGGAGTCTGTGGATCGGCCATGAACGAACACTCCATCGTCCATCTCACTTGCACCTCCGAATGGGAACGAAGCTCATTCCCCGGACTAGCCGTGTCTCAACGCGCTAAAAGACTCATGGAACGGCCCCAATGGCACTCTCCGTTAGATTCGCACTTGATTGCCAATGAGGCCACTTTTCTCACGGCTCTGGAGAGCGACACTACTAGAGCTCTTTCTGGACTACGCGAATCCCCATCCAAGCAGAAACGCTACCTTCGTCAAGTTCTTGCGGTTCTGGACGAGATCTGGAAAAAGTTGAGAGGCTTGGAGAATAAGAAGGAAGACTTTGATGTCTATGTGAACCTCAGATGTGTGTACTTTGCCGTCTTTCTCTATGCCCGGACTCTTTCCTCAGAACTAGAGAAATCCGCTGGTTTACCAGATGTCTATGCAGACCTCAGCAACTACTCGCTCAACTCGTGGTGTTGCCCATCACTAGATCCCATCTCCTCAGAGGTGCATGCTACTCTGTTGGATCTAGGGCTGGACCCTGCCACCATTGAGCCCAAGAACATGGCCAATGTCAAAATCGAGCTAATGCACAACCGGTCTCTGTTGACAAAGGGCCGCATGCTCAATGACAGGGATATCTTGCAGCAGCGCcacgagcagcagcggaCGCCTCTCAAGCTGCGGCTCATGGACGGAGCCACCTCAGATCCCATCTTCGGAGTGCctgtggttcttctggagTTCTTGGGTAAAGACGTGGCTGgcatcaagaaggacttACGAGATAGAAGAAGGTCTAGTGGAGGATGTGTTGAACACGGAGATTTAAAGACAACTCCGAAGACCAAGACTGAGACAGAACCTATTGCTATTCCAGGAAAGACCAAGAAAGACGCCAAGGGTTCACCCGAATCACATCCACGCAAACAATTTTCCAAGGTCTCGCCAAAGACATTGATTCCGAAGATGAAGGCCGATTGTGATAAGAAGACAAAGAAGGATGGCAAACAGgagagacagacagacaaaaagaagatgCCAAGATCGGTGAGCAGCCCGAAGATACCCACCAATGTCACTGAGAGCCCAGTTGATTCGTGGTCAGATACAAAGAGCGATGATGGAGCGTCTACCTTGGTGGAGCCTgttcctcttcttcgacaGCGAGCTTCAGAGTATGGCTTCTTCAATAATGACATGGACTATCTGGTTTCTTCGCAGTAAATAGTAAATAATGAGtacaatactcgtacatacatcACGATCACCTAAATACACTTGACAGCACTGCAAATGCTCGTACtcatacatactgtacaatcACATACATGCAACTGAGAATCCTTTACTTGTCTCAGAAGATGCGACTGTAGATCTCGGCGCAGGTCGCACATtggagaaagaaaaggCGGGGTTCAAATGTAGGTCAAACATTGTCAATCTAATAGAAAGACAAGCAAACAAGATCGTGGTGGATCGACAGGAGAGCCACAAACGTCGTAGCTTTGTGCCGAATACAGCTCGTACTCGCCCTCATAATTGTACATTCTAGTAAGATGTACTTGGGCAACCACTTCAACTTTATCGTACCGAATACGAAAAAAGCCGAAACTAAACAGACCTTTACGCTTCATCTAAACTGCGGTTATCGGTGTGGAATAAGGCTAAAGTTGCTCTTGAGGTTTCTCTGTACAGCCAGGGCTTCGACTTGTGGCAGTTCCACAATGGCCTGACCTTTCTTCCTGGCTGCCTTCGGGGGTGCTTCCAAGGGCTGCTTAACACGACCTTGCccatctacagtagctatATGCACGATACATTCGGTACATGATGTGGGAGGATGTTGATGTTCTGAAGTTGCAACCCCTCAACAAAGTCTCACATAGTCCCCTTTGTAGCTTCCAAAACTCCACAATTGTCTCCGATTGTCCCACTCTGCTATCAGACCTTTGTTAATCCATGACTCAGCGAGCATCCGCAGCTAATTAATCAAAGAgacggtacttgtactgtaacaATGCAGGTGGCAGGGGATACCAGACCAACTGAGACACACGACGTGCTCAACCTCTATTTTAGACACAGATCGTATATAGATCCCTCGGTGTAAGATTACAGTAGAGTCTAGGTCAAGTAGTACAGAGGAAGTACAGATGTCTATTGGACAATGCGCCACTTCAATCCGTACACCATCGAGAGGTGTGTCCagagactgctgctggtaaGCTCTTCCTCAGTTGTTCTTTGCTCGTGTCCCTGCGCGTATGTATCTTCTGAGACATGGTCCCCTCAGCACGATAACCAACCATGCGTCTTACCTCTGCTAGTGACTGGTTTAGAAGCCCCGACTCGCAAAACTGTACAAGTCTCTCAACCAAAATGGCGACACAACCAGGTCTTTAAACCCTAGACACTGATATCGTAGATTCGCACTAGTCGAATGTTGCACGGGGAGGCTTTGACTGAGAAGGCTTGGGCTCTGACTTCCGTCGGTACGatgtagtatgtacacacGAGTACGATTACCGTTGCAACATCTATACTTGTAAACAGCAACGGTAGCCTCAATTGATACAGTAACCTCGTTCTGTCTGAGTCATCTGTGGCTTATATAGCCCCCCTCTTCTATGATCAGAATGTACACTAATGTAAATCCGGCCTGTCCAGAATGGAGACTTTTAAGCGTTGAGACAtcgtctgtgtctgtgatGACGATCTGAGGGGTCGAGGAGCTCTACTATATATCGTAGTCAGACACATATTATATCTCGATATGAGAGGGGCAAAGTGGATCAGATGAGGGGTTGTTGCGCTCGAGCAACCGCTGGGTCACTGGTTACTCCTCTCTATCGACCATGAAGCTCCAAGGTAAGGGTTGAACAATTGATCGTTTCAAACGCTTTTGACAAAACTCAGCAAAGACAATGTTTGAATTGACGAATTCAACTCTCGAATCAAACCTCATCTCCGATACGCGTGGCACAGTTGATTGCCGTATGCTATACGTACTGCAGCGGTAGTGGTTGGACATGGACTAGAGATCAGTTGAGACACACCACAGTCTTGCAATCAACTAAAGTTAAGTAATATGTTCAACAAATACGTTGCAAATACAAGGTTATTTTGGAGCCCCTCATCCTAAGAATACATGACGTTTTTTAAAATCGAGAGCCACCCAGATGCCCGTCCGGACCAGAGTAACATGCCCTATCCACTACAACCCCTTAGTCCGTCTCTTTTACACACTTCCGGAAGCAAGTGGCTCTTTTCCGCGTTTCCGGGTT
This genomic interval from Yarrowia lipolytica chromosome 1E, complete sequence contains the following:
- a CDS encoding uncharacterized protein (Compare to YALI0E32329g, some similarities with uniprot|Q95XU8 Caenorhabditis elegans); this encodes MLLYDILQLQISAPEAEIDQAYRTLARCTFQDFYLLENTDFCAVSDAYYILKQHRNEYLSTSDRDSRDFFSYVQPSLPHPVRQYLRNYGVCGSAMNEHSIVHLTCTSEWERSSFPGLAVSQRAKRLMERPQWHSPLDSHLIANEATFLTALESDTTRALSGLRESPSKQKRYLRQVLAVLDEIWKKLRGLENKKEDFDVYVNLRCVYFAVFLYARTLSSELEKSAGLPDVYADLSNYSLNSWCCPSLDPISSEVHATLLDLGLDPATIEPKNMANVKIELMHNRSLLTKGRMLNDRDILQQRHEQQRTPLKLRLMDGATSDPIFGVPVVLLEFLGKDVAGIKKDLRDRRRSSGGCVEHGDLKTTPKTKTETEPIAIPGKTKKDAKGSPESHPRKQFSKVSPKTLIPKMKADCDKKTKKDGKQERQTDKKKMPRSVSSPKIPTNVTESPVDSWSDTKSDDGASTLVEPVPLLRQRASEYGFFNNDMDYLVSSQ